A genomic window from Populus alba chromosome 19, ASM523922v2, whole genome shotgun sequence includes:
- the LOC118035578 gene encoding loganic acid O-methyltransferase, translated as MGDSASTTPELYAMNGGDGRFSYAKNSFLQGHNVTASKGKIGEAIAEKLDLEILLSTSKTIRIVDVGCSVGPNTFLAIQSIIESIERKYQAQELNINQKPEFQVFFNDLTSNDFNTLFSSLPPDRQYFAAGVPGSFHGRLFPEGSIHFFYSCIALHILSKVPEELLDKSSPSWNRGRIHYINAPDEVVNAYATQYAKGIEIFLDARAKEMVPGGMAVMIFPANPTGIPYSQTFTGAMFELLESSILDLAREGKISEAQVDSFNLPMYVPSLEEMMELVQKNGCFDIEKMELTSPGVLHESMTNTSSMGKAIVMHVRAGMERMLIQHFGSEIIDELFNRYARKFEEFPHHVQPSKKLQLFVVLIRK; from the exons ATGGGGGACAGCGCTTCCACAACGCCGGAGTTGTATGCAATGAATGGTGGAGATGGCAGATTTAGTTACGCCAAAAACTCCTTTTTGCAG GGACATAATGTAACTGCTTCAAAGGGAAAAATTGGCGAGGCAATTGCTGAGAAGCTTGACCTGGAAATTCTGCTTTCTACTTCAAAGACTATACGTATTGTAGATGTTGGATGTTCAGTTGGACCAAATACCTTCTTAGCAATACAAAGTATAATAGAATCTATCGAAAGGAAGTATCAAGCACAAGAGCTCAACATTAATCAAAAGCCTGAATTCCAAGTATTCTTTAACGATCTAACATCAAATGATTTCAACACTCTGTTCTCCTCTCTCCCTCCCGATAGGCAATACTTTGCAGCGGGCGTTCCAGGGTCTTTCCATGGCCGATTGTTTCCTGAGGgttctattcattttttttattcttgtattgCACTCCATATCCTCTCCAAGGTGCCCGAGGAGTTACTAGACAAGAGCTCTCCGTCATGGAACAGGGGGCGGATTCACTATATTAATGCTCCAGATGAAGTGGTAAATGCTTATGCTACCCAATATGCTAAGGGCATAGAGATCTTTTTAGATGCTAGAGCAAAAGAGATGGTGCCTGGAGGGATGGCAGTGATGATCTTCCCAGCCAACCCAACAGGGATCCCTTATTCCCAAACATTTACAGGGGCCATGTTTGAACTTTTGGAGTCCAGCATACTGGATTTGGCGAGAGAG GGGAAGATAAGCGAAGCTCAAGTGGACTCTTTTAACTTGCCAATGTATGTACCATCTCTTGAGGAGATGATGGAGCTTGTACAGAAGAATGGAtgctttgacattgaaaaaatgGAGCTGACTAGTCCAGGAGTGCTCCACGAATCAATGACTAACACCTCGAGCATGGGGAAGGCGATCGTGATGCACGTAAGAGCTGGCATGGAGAGAATGCTCATTCAACACTTTGGAAgtgaaattattgatgaattgtTTAACCGATATGCTAGAAAATTCGAGGAGTTTCCTCACCATGTGCAGCCAAGCAAGAAACTTcaactttttgttgttttgatacGAAAGTGA